The following are encoded together in the Meriones unguiculatus strain TT.TT164.6M chromosome 16, Bangor_MerUng_6.1, whole genome shotgun sequence genome:
- the LOC132648382 gene encoding Friend virus susceptibility protein 1-like — translation MNLLRIWNSLLNSPAPSATEASPVTPSPGSLESTENPWCQLYYKLREITVFDYPDSPIVSGNGFGNPVYETFDSLGENKEYNAAGWLLLASLDKLIKDRNQLSDKINQLENMVKDNKELSDKIDQLQMLINSLKISKCALEENHLSSSHRAQIVENQTEALMIRLPELQQKFKTQLRRVSAVKVRAVIGKEWDPVTWEEDVWEDPIEADQNFEPLDSQGFTLPEEVVPSAPPLEILPCSPEEMNPSVSAKPAVSFSEGNARQDSTDVCQGPLIVASRPVARLKEKQAPSEEVENVVHEEEHYTAKELNEFANSFKQKSGEYMWEWILRVWDNGGRNIKLNQAEFIEMGPLSGDYRFNMEARTVQKGVKSLFEWLAEVFVKRWPTEKELEMPEIPWFSVDEGILRLREIAMLEWVRCVKPNPPQWEGPEDMPFTDPIRRKMVRGAPACLKSFVLALFLVPDLRVGDAAAQLDELNAMGLVGPHSSRGQVAALNCQRQGDHSYGDGQHGQNSILDSLAHGGQQRQSEFYGGMTHMDLWYWLITHGVSRQEIDKKPTAFLFELYKQKNSQTNERRAILDHGKRQSWNQFPDLSQFADPEPLE, via the coding sequence ATGAATCTTTTAAGGATCTGGAATAGTCTTTTGAATTCTCCAGCACCCTCAGCTACTGAAGCCTCTCCAGTCACTCCCTCTCCTGGGAGCTTGGAGAGTACTGAAAACCCATGGTGTCAACTGTATTACAAACTTAGAGAGATAACTGTATTTGATTATCCTGATTCACCAATTGTAAGCGGCAATGGATTTGGTAACCCTGTATATGAAACTTTTGACAGTTTGggggaaaataaagaatataatGCTGCTGGTTGGTTGCTCTTAGCATCTCTGGATAAACTGATAAAGGATAGGAATCAGCTCAGTGATAAAATTAACCAACTTGAGAATATGGTGAAGGACAACAAAGAGCTTAGTGATAAAATTGACCAGCTCCAGATGCTCATAAACAGTCTAAAGATTTCTAAGTGTGCCCTGGAAgaaaatcatctctccagcagcCACAGAGCTCAAATTGTGGAAAATCAAACCGAAGCTCTCATGATAAGGTTACCTGAATTACAACAAAAATTCAAGACTCAGCTTCGGAGGGTATCAGCAGTTAAAGTAAGGGCGGTAATTGGTAAAGAATGGGATCCTGTAACTTGGGAAGAGGATGTGTGGGAGGACCCTATTGAAGCTGATCAAAACTTTGAACCCTTAGATTCTCAAGGGTTTACCTTACCTGAGGAAGTAGTGCCTTCAGCACCACCCCTTGAAATACTGCCCTGTTCACCTGAGGAAATGAATCCTTCGGTGTCTGCTAAACCAGCAGTGTCTTTCTCTGAAGGAAATGCCAGGCAAGACAGTACTGATGTCTGTCAGGGCCCACTAATAGTTGCCTCTAGACCGGTAGCCAGACTTAAGGAGAAGCAGGCTCCTAGCGAGGAAGTGGAAAATGTAGTCCATGAGGAGGAGCACTACACTGCCAAAGAGCTTAATGAGTTTGCTAATTCATTCAAGCAGAAGTCTGGGGAATACATGTGGGAATGGATTTTAAGAGTGTGGGATAATGGTGGAAGGAATATAAAACTAAACCAAGCTGAGTTTATCGAAATGGGCCCTCTGAGTGGAGATTATAGGTTTAATATGGAAGCTCGCACAGTTCAAAAAGGTGTCAAAAGTTTGTTTGAATGGTTGGCTGAAGTGTTTGTCAAAAGATGGCCTACTGAAAAGGAGTTGGAGATGCCTGAGATCCCTTGGTTTAGTGTTGATGAAGGGATTTTAAGGCTCAGGGAAATTGCAATGCTAGAGTGGGTACGCTGTGTAAAACCGAATCCTCCACAATGGGAAGGCCCTGAAGACATGCCCTTCACTGATCCTATAAGGAGAAAAATGGTGAGAGGGGCACCGGCATGTTTAAAGAGCTTTGTTTTAGCCCTCTTCCTTGTGCCAGACCTTCGGGTTGGAGATGCTGCTGCTCAGTTGGACGAATTAAATGCAATGGGTTTAGTTGGGCCCCACAGTAGCAGGGGCCAGGTGGCAGCACTGAATTGTCAAAGGCAAGGTGATCATAGTTATGGGGATGGGCAGCACGGACAAAACAGTATTCTTGATAGCCTAGCCCATGGTGGTCAGCAAAGGCAAAGTGAATTTTATGGTGGCATGACTCATATGGACCTGTGGTACTGGCTAATCACACATGGTGTTTCCAGGCAAGAAATAGATAAGAAGCCTACTGCATTTCTGTTTGAGCTGTATAAgcagaaaaattctcaaacaaatgaaagaagggCTATACTGGATCATGGCAAAAGACAATCTTGGAATCAATTTCCAGACTTGAGCCAGTTTGCAGACCCAGAACCCCTTGAATGA